A DNA window from Castanea sativa cultivar Marrone di Chiusa Pesio chromosome 7, ASM4071231v1 contains the following coding sequences:
- the LOC142644174 gene encoding secreted RxLR effector protein 161-like, whose product MVDCLSGSIPYNFLRPFSQKDCPKNEQDKLDPKLHPYASAVGSLMYLMICTRPDIAFAVNMVSRFQSNPGKPHWMTIQWIFRYLKRTKGRKLTYHGSNDLKLPGFSDSDYQGCLDSRKSTSGFVFMLCGGAIAWKSKKQECVAQSMMEAEYIALNVVAKEAVYLKQFLTELLIVECVQRPIPILCDNNSAIAITKDPKCYSHAKHIKGRYHYIRDMIKKKKVVVQRVSSK is encoded by the coding sequence ATGGTTGACTGTTTGAGTGGGAGCATTCCCTATAATTTTCTTAGGCCATTTTCCCAGAAAGATTGTCCTAAAAATGAGCAAGACAAACTAGACCCAAAGTTACACCCGTATGCATCTGCTGTAGGAAGTCTTATGTATCTCATGATCTGTACTCGACCAGATATTGCTTTTGCAGTCAATATGGTTAGTCGTTTTCAAAGTAATCCAGGAAAACCTCATTGGATGACTATTCAATGGATTTTCAGATATTTGAAGCGAACTAAAGGTAGGAAATTGACATATCACGGCTCTAACGATTTAAAATTACCTGGATTTTCAGATTCTGATTACCAAGGGTGTCTAGATAGTCGAAAGTCTACCTCTGGTTTTGTATTTATGTTATGTGGTGGAGCCATTGCATGGAAAAGTAAGAAACAAGAATGTGTTGCTCAATCTATGATGGAAGCTGAATATATAGCTTTGAATGTTGTGGCAAAAGAAgctgtatatttaaaacaattcTTAACAGAGTTGCTAATTGTAGAATGTGTTCAAAGACCCATTCCCATTTTGTGTGATAACAATTCTGCCATTGCTATCACCAAAGATCCGAAATGCTACTCTCACGCAAAACATATAAAGGGTCGTTACCATTACATTCGAGATatgattaagaagaagaaagtggtCGTTCAGAGGGTTTCATCAAAGTAA